The genome window AGTATCAGAACCTATAATCAGCCCCTTCCAACAGACAAGATTGTTGATCATGAAGGATGGCGTGCCGCATTAGAGTATGATGTTCCTCTCCTTCGGAATTATAGTGAGACTGTTGTTCGCGCACGCGAACTGCAAGGACGCGGAATTCCAGAAGAAATAATAGGATTTTATGTTTGGCAAAATACTACTGACGCGGACAACATTGGGGCGTTGTTTGTCAATTATCTAGTTATCAGTTCCATTGCGCTTGGCAACTACAATCTGGACAACCTCGGCTCATTTGTCCGAGTAGCCCCGTCGAATTTTGTTGAGATAGAAGGTAAATCTTAAGAACCCAACATTTCTCTGTTATGGAAGTGCAACAAAATTTGTTGCACTTTTACTATAAAGTGATACAAAATTTGTTGCGCTTTTGAGACAAATCATTTAAACAAACACTCCTTTCTTACAATCATGACTTCATCATTTTTACCAACAACAAGAGACGAAGGAAAGAAGTACTATAAAGACTTCAAACAATTCGACGTCATCTTTGTGACAGGAGATCCGTATTACGATCATCCATTGTCAGGCACAGCGATAATTGCGCGCTTATTAGACAAAAAAGGATACAAGGTAGCGATTATTCCGCAACCCCAAACAGAAGCAGAATATCAAAGTTGTGGACGACCAAAATATTTCTTCTGCATCACGAGCGGTCTTCTCGATTCCATGCTCGCGAATTATACGCCGATGCTCAAGAAACGGGAAAACGTTCTTGTTCCAGAGCGCGGATTAATGGTCTACACGCAGAATCTAAAAAATCTCTTCAAAGGATGCATAACAATCATCGGCGGTGTCGAAGCGACAATCAGAAGATTCACGCACTTCGATTACAAAGAAAATATACTCAGAAGGGGAATTCTCAACGACACAAAAGCAGATATTCTTCTCTTCGGTACAGCGGAACGTGCGATTCTTACATTATTAGATCGAATGAAGGCACGAAACACCACAGAGCAAATGCCATTTGAAGAAGTAAAACCCCTCCTCGATCTCAAAACAATCGAAGGACTTGCGTACAGAGTTAAGAAAGACGAAATAAATGAAAAAGCAAGAAAGCTTCCAAGCTACGAAGATTGTATCGCAGACAAAACAAAATTTAATCTGCTCACGAGAGTCCACTATTTGCTTCCAGACGAATCATTTGTCGAGCAATGCGGCGCTGGATTCATTCAGCACAATAGACCAGAGCACACCATGATTGAAAAAGAAATGGATGTCATTTATAGTCTTCCATTCACGAGACGTCTCCATCCTGAGTCAAAAAATTTCGCAGAGCAAAATGGAATGGTTGAACGCTTGCAAACTTCTGTTATCATTGGAAGAGGATGCTGGGGAAGTTGTTCATTCTGCGTCATCCCGCTTGTGCAGGGAAAAGAAGTCGCGAAGCGAAGTAAAGAATCCATCATTAAAGAAATCGAGTCACTCTACAAGCAAGGTCACAAAAAGATCAATGATCTTACGTTACCGACGTTAAACATGTACGGCTCAAAATGCGCGCTTTACACACATCCAGAACAGATATTCTCTCCAGTAATCAATGAGCCAATTACTGTTTACAATAAAAAAGACTATTGCAATCAACAATGCGCGGGGTGTAAATACAGAGTAATCAGTGACGATCTCTATCCTTTATTAGAAGAAGTGGAAAAACTCAACAAGAAATATAGCGGCACAGAGTTAGAACTCCGAAGCGCGATTCGCCATGATATTATTCTTGACCAAAAAAAGCTGTTCAGAAAAATTATGCAGTTCACCGGCAGACTAAAAATAGCGCCAGAACACATCTCAAACACCGTCCTAAAGCAGATGAACAAAGCGACAAAACAGGCGTTCATTGATTTCCTTGAAGAATACAAAAAAGTGAACAAAGAGCAGGGTACAAATAAGAATCTTGTTCCGTATATTGTTGCAGCGCATCCCGGCAGTACAGAGAAAGATATGCAGGAAATGAGAAAATTCTGTGAAGACAATAAGATCTACGTCAACCTCACCCAGATTTTCACCCCAACGCCAGGCACACTTTCGACTGCGATGTATTACACAGCAGAAAATCCAATGACGAGAGAAAAGATCCACGTTCCACGAACATTCAGAGAAAAGAAGAATCAGAAAAACATCATCATGGGCATGCAATCACCAGATGAGATTGCTGATGAGAATGGGTAAACTCAGAATTTCAGTTCTGCTCGTCTAATTTCTTCTGCTCGCAACTCTTCATCACTCTCCATTCGTTCTAAATGTTCCATTAATGCGCCAATATAATGTCCAATGGGTTTTCCTTTGTTTTCATCGACAAAGCGTTGTCGTGCGTAGACAAATGCTGCGTATCTGCTGGGATTTTCTAAATACATGCTTCTGCGATCCACAAAATCACTAATCCCCACCGCTTCAAGATATTCTACAGGGAGTCTAGCATTTCTTCGCGTTCGAATCAATGTTGAACTCACATCTTGAATGGGAATATCAAGTCCGTCATATTTTCCTTGAAGATCGATTGCAATCGTCCTGTTTTCGTAATCAAGAAGTGAAGGATATTTTTCGCGTAAATCATTGAGCGTCACGACTTTTTCTCCTCCTTGTGTTTTCATGCTTCTTTCGCTGACGAGATAGCGTGCTCTCATGGATAGTTCGACCATTACAGAAGGATCAAGCCCTTTCCTTTCATAACCCACAGGATCAACAACTTTCTCAAGCACATCAACACCAAGAACAAAATAAATTTCTGCATTTTGATACACTGAACGAATTCCATCAATTAAGTCCGCAAAAAATGGTCTGTTGAATAAGCCAAGTGCGACATTTCCATAGCAGCTTGCAAATCCTTCAAGTGCATGAACTCTATCATAGAGTGCCGCATTTTTTGTCCAGTCTGGTTTTTTATCAAAATGGACCGTGGAAGTCACAATCAGAAGTTCATCCAGCGATTCGCTTCTTTCTTGGTGAAGAGGAACTTGTTGTGCAGCAGCAACTCCGCGCATAAATAATGCTTCATGCGCTCTGGTCAATGGATCATACGAACCAAATGCGACAACAACGCGATCAACATCTTCTCTTTTTCTGAAGAGCGGTTCTTTCGTGAGTTCTAAAGATAATGTCCCTGCTCGTGCATGTTCTTGAAGTGTTTGTGTTGCAAGATAAAGTTCAATGCTTCGTGCAACTTCTGCTTTGTTGAGTGCTGTCATGGTTTCACTTCGTTATCATTTCACTGCATACATTCTCTGAAGTTGCTGATACAGCACTTCACGAACACGTGCATCGAATTCTGCTCGCAACTGAACATCAGGAAATTGGACATTCAGTTGTTGTATCTCTGATCCTATGAGAGAACAAACAAAAACTTCTGGTGCTCTTTTTGACTTTGGAACATCTCCTCTTGGTGCGGCAGAGGTTTCTGCTAACACATAATGTGTTCCAAATCTTTCTTGCATATTTCGCGCGCTTCCTTCTGCTGCAGTGGAAGAAACATAGTGAGGCAGTCCCGCTTCACCTAAGACTGCTCGTGCATGTGTTCCATACGGAAGCGCAGCCATTTCAAAATAGTTTGAAGAACCAGGAAATGTCAGTACTGGAGCAAGTCTGGAACTAATTTCCAGAACACTTAATTTTCTTCCTTGCTTTCCTTCTTCAATCATACGTTCTGCAAGACCGCTTCTTCTTATATTTACAGCCACTTGTGCTTGATGTTCTCCATTCATTCGTTGCAATGAACTGTACTCTCTTTCTTCATAAGCATTTGCAACAGCTCGTGCAATTTGTGCTTCTGCTAACTCCTCAGGACTATAATTTTGTTTTCTTCCTCGAGATTGTGCTTGCCATAAATCAAGCTCTGATTCAGCAACTCGTAAATACGCTTTCCAGTTTGGACCACGTTTCTCTAAATCAATTTTATCCCTGATTAATTCATCAAGAATGTCTCTATGAATGCGAAGCAAGTGATCCGCAAATGCGGTTTCGGTAGATTCAACTCCAACACTCTTACTTAAATCATCATTACTCCATGTCATCTTCCTCACCTTTCTCCTGGAAATATTTTTCCTTTTTTAATGCTATTGGAACATGACCGATGCTCTTGTCATTGCTCCAGACCTGCTCAAATCATATCCTTTCTGTTGCAAATATCTTCCAACAATCTTTTCGTGATCAAACGCAAACACTCCTCTTCCCATCAGTGCATACACTTCTGCAAGGGAATAAAGCGTTGCAGTCTTTGCGTCATCGCCGGCTTTCAATTCTCCAAATCCTTTTGCAACATAACAGACACTCATCATGTGTCCGCGAGGGTCTCTGTTAGGATCAGAACGGACGCAAAACGGTTGATCTTCATCTTCAATAAGAACCTCAAGCCCTGTTTCTTCTCGCGCTTCTTTTCGTGCGTTTGTTCCCAAAGACAATCCTTTTTCTGCAAAACCACCAGGCAATGCTATTCCATAGGGTTTATTCCGTCTTGTAATTAAGACAATTCCTTCTTTCTCTCCATTATCATATTCAATGATAAGGTCTGTTGTGGGAACAAGGTTTTGATATCCTCTCGCTTTTATGGTTTTTTCGTCTGGCATGATCTCACCTCAATATTTGTAATCTGCAATGCTTCTGCTGTGTGCAGCAAGTGTTTTGTTTTGAATCGCAACGACTTCATCGCTGAGCACGCGTTGGTATGGTGCTGCTACGTCAAATCCTTTGATCGTTCTTTCTTGCAACACGCTAAACTTTTCAAGGCATGGTGCACCGAATTTCTCATTTCCTGCGACTGCGCCGTTGTAGTACGCAACAAGCGCATTTTGTCCTGCGTATCCTTGTTCATACTGCATCACCGTGCTTGGTTGATCTGCAGCTTGTCCTCGGAGAGTATAAACAGGGCCAGGAACGCTCATTTTTATTCGCGTGTCAGACAACTTCACCACAGCTTCTTCGTCTTCTCCTCTTGCCATGAGTTTGTACGCAACGCTGAATGTGTCTCGTGTAGGCGTGTTTCGCAACCAGCCTCCAACACCAAAAATCCCACAACCAACAGGAGAGTAGCCGCTGTCGCGGAGCTGGTCCATTGCTGTGCTAATTTTTTCCCAGTTCATGGAGTCTCCTTGGATGAAACGCATGTTGGTCATTGCTGCTCGCCCGTTTGGCTGTTCTTTGTACAAACCATTTTCTCGTGCTGTTGCGACAATGTATATGATGTTCTCGAGATAATCTCCTGAATCTGGTCGAGGAACAAGAATTGCTCCATCAGTCTTCGCAGCTTCAAGTGCCAGAGGAAGAATTTCATCGCGAATCGCTGCGTGAAAGTCATAGCAGTCAGCGACATAAGAAGCAATGCTCCCAGGTCCAGCAGCTTTTCTGATTTGCGCGAATGCTGCTGCTTGACTTTCTGCGCCTTGAACAGTTCTATGCGCTAATGCAAGAACAGAACTTCCCACGCGCTGGTTACCATTTTGAACATACGCTTGGTATGCGGCGTTGAAAGTGTCAGTTCCAAGGAAACTAAGTAAATGTGCTTTTCCAAGCACTTCAGATTCTTCACTTGAAGAACTTGCGCGCATCCCAAAATCATGGATCATGAGCTGTGCTCTGAAGAGAATGTCTGCGTCGCTTGCAGTAGGATCATCTTCTCGCGCATAATCTTTCATTCTCTCGAGAAGGTGTCGTTCCATTGTTGCGCGTGTGGAAGCAACAGAAACCATGCCGACAAGATTCGCTTCAACAAGCGCCGCGATTTCACCAAAGCCGTTTGCAAGACTTGTTACTTGGACAGAAACTTCTCCTGGATAGAATGTCGAACCTTCAGGAAGTGCTTCAATTTTGAGAGGTAAATATCCTCCAAATTCATCGATTACTCTGTCCCACACGGTTCTGTCGAAGTTGAGTGGACCACCAAATGCGTGCGCAGTTGCCATGAATTGTTCTGCTGCATCAACCTGTTCTCGCGTGATTTGTTTGGTCAAATTATTTCGAATGTAATCGCTCACTCCAAAGAGAACCATTCGGTCATCATAACAGAAGTCTTTGAGACCTTCTGCTTGTGCAGGAGATTTTCTGAACGAAAGTCCGTAGACAGAATGTTCGCGCGCGCGGACAGAAGCAAGTGCTTCTCCTGCGACAGTATACGCATCGCCGTTGAGTGGTGTTGGTACTTCTATTCTTCCTTTGACAAAATCGCTTAATTCCATGTTTCCATCCTCCAATTCTTTTTTCTTTTTCCTTATTGTAAATGATACACTAAGTATGGCCAAAGAAAAGCGCCGGCTGCTGGGTATGCACCGCCACATTCTTTGTTTCAACCATACTTAGTGTATGGTATACACTAACAACTATATAAATTTTGTGAAACAAAACCAAAAGATTTAAATAAAGAAATTGTCTAAAATACACTAAGTCTCATTAGGGAAGGTATTCTATGGCAGAAAAAGAAGGGCTTATGCAGGTCGCTGTTGACGCAGTTGTTTTTACCTGTCAGGAGAATATGGTAAAAGTACTTTTAATAAGGAG of Candidatus Woesearchaeota archaeon contains these proteins:
- a CDS encoding YgiQ family radical SAM protein; this translates as MTSSFLPTTRDEGKKYYKDFKQFDVIFVTGDPYYDHPLSGTAIIARLLDKKGYKVAIIPQPQTEAEYQSCGRPKYFFCITSGLLDSMLANYTPMLKKRENVLVPERGLMVYTQNLKNLFKGCITIIGGVEATIRRFTHFDYKENILRRGILNDTKADILLFGTAERAILTLLDRMKARNTTEQMPFEEVKPLLDLKTIEGLAYRVKKDEINEKARKLPSYEDCIADKTKFNLLTRVHYLLPDESFVEQCGAGFIQHNRPEHTMIEKEMDVIYSLPFTRRLHPESKNFAEQNGMVERLQTSVIIGRGCWGSCSFCVIPLVQGKEVAKRSKESIIKEIESLYKQGHKKINDLTLPTLNMYGSKCALYTHPEQIFSPVINEPITVYNKKDYCNQQCAGCKYRVISDDLYPLLEEVEKLNKKYSGTELELRSAIRHDIILDQKKLFRKIMQFTGRLKIAPEHISNTVLKQMNKATKQAFIDFLEEYKKVNKEQGTNKNLVPYIVAAHPGSTEKDMQEMRKFCEDNKIYVNLTQIFTPTPGTLSTAMYYTAENPMTREKIHVPRTFREKKNQKNIIMGMQSPDEIADENG
- a CDS encoding NUDIX hydrolase, producing MPDEKTIKARGYQNLVPTTDLIIEYDNGEKEGIVLITRRNKPYGIALPGGFAEKGLSLGTNARKEAREETGLEVLIEDEDQPFCVRSDPNRDPRGHMMSVCYVAKGFGELKAGDDAKTATLYSLAEVYALMGRGVFAFDHEKIVGRYLQQKGYDLSRSGAMTRASVMFQ
- a CDS encoding DUF5598 domain-containing protein — translated: MELSDFVKGRIEVPTPLNGDAYTVAGEALASVRAREHSVYGLSFRKSPAQAEGLKDFCYDDRMVLFGVSDYIRNNLTKQITREQVDAAEQFMATAHAFGGPLNFDRTVWDRVIDEFGGYLPLKIEALPEGSTFYPGEVSVQVTSLANGFGEIAALVEANLVGMVSVASTRATMERHLLERMKDYAREDDPTASDADILFRAQLMIHDFGMRASSSSEESEVLGKAHLLSFLGTDTFNAAYQAYVQNGNQRVGSSVLALAHRTVQGAESQAAAFAQIRKAAGPGSIASYVADCYDFHAAIRDEILPLALEAAKTDGAILVPRPDSGDYLENIIYIVATARENGLYKEQPNGRAAMTNMRFIQGDSMNWEKISTAMDQLRDSGYSPVGCGIFGVGGWLRNTPTRDTFSVAYKLMARGEDEEAVVKLSDTRIKMSVPGPVYTLRGQAADQPSTVMQYEQGYAGQNALVAYYNGAVAGNEKFGAPCLEKFSVLQERTIKGFDVAAPYQRVLSDEVVAIQNKTLAAHSRSIADYKY